A genomic stretch from bacterium includes:
- a CDS encoding molybdopterin-dependent oxidoreductase produces the protein MAAQHIQKTVRLPIDSAPRSPETDEAITLHVKGQSRFICDEPKPEKLCYVGIVTSPHAHARIVQIGTAAACKIPGVLAVITWRDIPGENQIGGKIKDEPLLPEAEVSYVGQPVAVVVAETHEIAAHARTLVSIEYEELELILTIAEARRANSLLAPEFGLSRGDVEKAFAESEMILEGVVTSDSQEHVYFETQRVRAIPGEGNEITLFAGTQSPSEVQQVAARVLGLDRKDVTVDVKRLGGAFGGKESAASLWACLAALACHHTKRPIELKLSRTEDMAWTGKRHPFESSYRVGFDRSGKIRAYSVEFNANGGAFTDLTMAIMQRAVLHAENVYCIPNIRVIACPLKTHLPPNTAFRGFGAPQAIFAIESVIQRIAHAVNKDAVEIRRLNSYRDGDATPYEQQLVEVNGVPLLERLERRADYRRLRETVDSFNRAHRFEKRGIGVVPVKFGISFTTAFLNQGSALVHLYADGSVSVSHGGVEMGQGVNAKIARIV, from the coding sequence ATGGCCGCTCAACACATTCAGAAAACCGTGCGTCTGCCGATTGATAGTGCTCCACGGTCGCCGGAAACGGACGAAGCGATCACGTTGCACGTGAAGGGACAATCGCGTTTCATTTGTGACGAGCCGAAGCCGGAAAAGCTCTGCTATGTTGGTATTGTCACGAGTCCGCACGCCCATGCCCGGATCGTTCAAATAGGCACGGCCGCAGCCTGCAAGATACCCGGCGTTTTGGCTGTGATCACCTGGCGAGACATTCCTGGAGAGAATCAGATCGGCGGTAAAATCAAGGACGAGCCGTTGCTCCCGGAAGCTGAAGTCAGTTACGTCGGCCAGCCGGTTGCCGTGGTGGTGGCCGAGACGCATGAGATCGCCGCTCACGCACGCACGCTGGTCTCCATCGAGTATGAAGAGCTTGAGCTGATCCTGACAATCGCAGAGGCTCGCCGGGCAAACTCGCTGCTCGCTCCCGAATTCGGCTTGTCGCGCGGAGACGTTGAGAAAGCTTTCGCCGAGTCGGAGATGATACTCGAAGGCGTGGTGACCAGCGATTCGCAGGAACACGTCTATTTTGAGACACAGCGAGTGCGGGCCATTCCCGGGGAAGGGAATGAGATCACGCTCTTTGCCGGAACGCAGTCACCGTCGGAGGTCCAACAGGTCGCCGCGCGTGTGCTTGGTTTGGATCGCAAAGACGTTACGGTGGACGTGAAACGTCTCGGCGGAGCCTTTGGCGGAAAAGAGAGCGCGGCTTCGCTTTGGGCCTGTCTGGCGGCGCTCGCCTGCCACCATACGAAACGGCCGATAGAGCTCAAGCTGTCACGCACGGAGGATATGGCCTGGACCGGAAAGCGTCATCCCTTCGAGAGCTCCTATCGAGTCGGATTTGACCGCAGCGGGAAGATTCGCGCCTACTCCGTGGAGTTCAACGCCAACGGCGGTGCGTTTACCGATTTAACGATGGCGATTATGCAGCGCGCGGTGTTGCACGCGGAAAACGTCTATTGCATTCCCAATATTCGCGTCATCGCCTGCCCACTCAAGACACACCTCCCGCCTAACACGGCGTTTCGCGGATTCGGAGCGCCGCAAGCGATCTTTGCCATCGAAAGCGTCATCCAGCGGATCGCGCATGCAGTGAACAAAGACGCGGTGGAGATTCGCAGACTCAATTCCTATCGCGACGGCGATGCAACTCCCTATGAGCAACAACTCGTGGAGGTGAACGGCGTACCTCTCCTGGAACGGCTTGAACGGCGCGCGGACTATCGAAGGCTTCGTGAAACCGTTGACTCATTTAACCGCGCACATCGCTTCGAGAAGCGCGGCATCGGCGTGGTGCCGGTGAAATTCGGCATCTCGTTCACGACGGCGTTTCTGAATCAAGGCTCCGCTCTGGTTCATCTTTATGCCGACGGTTCGGTCTCGGTTTCGCACGGCGGCGTGGAGATGGGTCAGGGAGTCAACGCGAAAATCGCCCGGATCGTG